TCGCAGCAGTTCTCGGTGGCCTGGACAGCCCGGCGGGTGCCGTGGTCGGCGGCTTGCTGATGGGCATCGGACTCAGCTTCGTCAGCGGCTACCTCGGCCAGGATCTGGTGTCCAGTGCGGCATTGGTGATCCTGATCGTCGTACTTCTGGTCCGCCCGAGCGGATTGTTCGCCAGCGCAGCAGCCAGGAGGGTGTGACATGAACGCGACTCTCACCCGTCTCGCTGCAACTCCGGTTCGACGTCACTTCCTCTGCGCTGTCATCGGACTCGTCGTCATCGTGCTCGCACTCGAATCACTGAGCACCTTCCGCCAGAGCCAGCTCACCTCGGTTGCCTACCTGGCGATCGCGGCCGGCGGCCTGACCGTGCTGACCGGGTTGAGCGGCCAGCTCTCCCTGGGACACGGTGCGTTCATGGCCGTCGGCGCATACACCGCGGCATTGATGCTGCGGGCCAACGATTCGGGGTGGTCGGTGCCGCTGGTTCTGCTTGCCGCCACCGTGATCTCGGCGGTGGTGGGTGTGGTGGTGGGAGTGGCCGCCGCCCGGCTGCACGGGCCGTACCTGGCCGGTGCCACGCTGGCACTCGCCGTCGCCGTACCGGGCCTGGCCCTGTACTTCTCGGACTACCTCGGCGGAGAACAAGGCCTCGTCGTCCCGGCGCCGAAAGTGCCGGAGCTGATCGACGACGTGATGTACTTCGTCACCGGAAACGAGCTCAGCGGAACGAAATTCGTCGCCTACGTCAGCTGGGTACTGCTCGTCCTCGTGTTCTTCCTCTTGGCGAACATCTCGTCGAGCCGAATCGGACGCCGCTGGCGGGCCGTCCGGGACGACGAAGTCGCCGCCGAACTGGCCGGCATCGACCTCGGACGCGCACGCATTCTGGCGTTCGTCGTCAGCGCGGCCTGTGCGGGCGCGGGCGGTGCTGTTCTGGCGATGTCGGCCCGCATCGCGGCACCGAGCGGATTCACGCTGACACTCTCACTGACGCTGCTCTCGGCCGTCGTCATCGGCGGGCTCGGAACCCTGTCCGGGGCATTGATCGGGGCAATACTGCTGACCTACATCCCGCCGGTGGTCACCAACCTCGGACTCGATCTGGGGCTGAGCAGTCTGCAATCCGCCGAACTCGCACCACTGGTGACCGGAATCTTCACCGTCCTGGTCATCCTGTTCGCCCCACTGGGCCTGGTGGGCACGTATCGAAGGTTGCGTTCAACCAGAAAAGAGATGAAATGAAGAAGTTCGGATCGGTGGCGGTCAGAACGACCGCGCTCGTCGCCGTCGTCTCGTTGGCCGCAGCGTGCGGTGCAGGCGGTAGAGACGAGGCGACGGAATCCTCGGAAGGCTCGACGGTCGGCATCACCGACACCTCGGTGAAGATCGGTGCCCACTTTCCGCTGACCGGGGTCGCAGCACCCGGCTACAGCGAAATCCCCACGGGCGCACAGGCGTACTTCGACTACGTCAACGCCGCGGGTGGCATCAACGGTAGGCAGATCGAGTACGTGGTTCGAGACGACTCGTACGATCCGACCACCACCACCCAGGTCGTCAACGAACTCGTGTTGCAGGACGAGGTGTTCGCCGTCGTGGGCGGACTCGGCACGGCGACCCACAGCGCGGTCATCGACTTTCTGAACGAAGAGGGAGTGCCGGATCTGTTCGTCTCCTCCGGCGCGATCATGTGGGGCAACGATCCGGAGAAGTACCCGAATACCTTCGGCTGGCAGCCCGATTACCAGGTCGAGGGCAAGATCATCGGCGACTGGGTGACGAAGAACCGGCCCGACGCCAAGGTCGGTCTGTTCCTCCAGGACGACGACCTCGGCCGAGACAGCGAGGAGGCGGTGCGCCAGTATCTCGACGACCAGATCGTCGAGGTCGTGCGCTACACCTCGGGCAACACCGACGTCGCACCTCAGATCGCCGCCCTGCAAGGTGCCGGAGCCGATCTGATTCTCGGCTTCAACGTGCCCTCGTACACCGCACTGAGCCAACTGACCGCCATGCGGCTCAACTACGACCCCGAGTGGTTCTACAGCTCGATCGGTTCCGACGTGGACCTCGTCGGCTCCCTGCTCGGACGCTTCTCCCAGGGTGCCGTCACCGACGGCGCGCAGTCGCTCGAAGGCATGATCTCGCTGGAGTACATCCCGGGCGTCGACTCCCCGGAGAATCCGTGGACGCAACTGTGGCAGAAGGTCTGGGCGGAGAACGGAACCGGTGACCCACTGACCAACTACCGCATCTACGGTCTGAGCCAAGCATACGCATTCGTGCAGGCGCTGGAGGCGGCAGGCGAGAATCCCACTCGTGAAGGCATCGTCGCGGCAATTCAGGACGGCGGGATGGACTTCGAGGGACCGCAGCTGGCTCCGTTCCGGTACTCGGATTCGAGTCACCTCGGAATCTCCGGTGCCAGTGTCTTCCAGATTCGCGGCGGAGTTCCCGAGTACCTGACTCCGGTGCTGCAGACCGACATCGGCGACTCGGCCGTCGAGGAATACACCGGGGCCGAATCGACCCCGCCGGAAAGTGGCATACCCGGCTGATCCGACGAGAAAGGGCACGCAGAGAAAACTCTGCGTGCCCTTTTTCACGTAGCGGTCGGCAGATCCGAGAACCCCTCGATTACCGGATCCACCGACCCTATGACCCCCGGTCGGAGAGCAGCCGAAGCTGCAGTGATCAGCGCTCGATGATGGCCGTGACGCCCTGGCCACCGGCCGCGCAGATCGAGATCAGGCCACGGCCCGAGCCCTTCTCGGCCAGCATCTTCGCCAACGACGCCACGATGCGTCCGCCGGTCGCGGCGAACGGGTGGCCCGCGGCGAGCGAGGATCCGTTGACGTTGAGCTTGCTGCGATCGATGGAACCGAGTGCGGAGTCGAGACCCAGACGCTCCTTGCAGTACTCGTCGCTCTCGAATGCCTGCAGAGTTGCGAGTACAACCGAAGCGAACGCCTCGTGGATCTCGTAGTAGTCGAAATCCTGCAACGTCAGGCCGTTGCGCGCGAGCAGACGCGGAATCGCGTAGGTCGGAGCCATCAGCAGACCGTCCTTGAACGAGCCGTTGCCGTGCACGTAATCGACCGCTGCGGTCTCGGAATCGACCAGGTGCGCGAGCACCGGAAGGTTGCGCTCGGCAGCCCACTCGTCGCTCGACAGCAGTGCAGCCGACGCACCGTCGGTGAGCGGCGTCGAGTTACCGGCCGTCATGGTGGCGTCGCCCAGCTTGGTGCCGAAGACCGGCTTGAGCGTGGCCAGCTTCTCGACGGTCGATCCCGGACGCAGGTTGTCGTCGCGCGTGAGACCGAGGAACGGCGTCACCAGATCGTCGAAGAATCCGCGATCGTAGGCGGCTGCCATGTTCTTGTGGCTCGCTGCGGCCAGTTCGTCCTGGTCCTCGCGGCGGACGCCGAATTCCTTGGCGGTGATGGCGGCGTGGTCACCCATGGACAAGCCGGTCCGCGGCTCGCCGTTGCGCGGGATCTCGATGCCGAGCATGCCGGGACGGACGTTGCCGAGAAGCTTGATGCGATCGCCGGTGCTCTTGGCCCGGTTCAGGGAGAGCAGGAACTCGCGCAGTTCGTCGTTGACGCCGATCGGGGCGTCGGACGTGGTGTCGACACCGCCGCCGATACCGGCATCGATCCGGCCCGACGCGATGGCGTCGCCGACCGCGATGATCGACTGCAGGCCGGTACCGCAGGCCTGCTGGATGTCGAAGGCCGGGGTGTACGGGCTCAGCGCGCTGCCGAGCACGACCTCTCGGGTGAGGTTGAAATCGCGCGAATGCTTGAGCACGGCACCGGCGGCCACGAGGCCGAGGCGCTCGCCCTGCAGACCGAATCGGGACACGAGACCGTCGATGGTGGCAGTGAGCATGTCCTGGTTGGACGCCAGCGCGTACTTCTTGTCCGAACGCGCGAACGGAATGCGGTTGCCACCGACGATTGCGACCGGTCGTAGCTGCTTGCTTGTCACTGACGTCTCCAAACATCGTGGAAAAAGGCCCTGGTGGAGTTTCATCTTACTGGCGAGTAAGTTGGTTGTCGACACCCGGTCGTGCGCCTCGCTCCTCGAGCGAGCAGCGCTGAATGAAAGGTACGACAGTGGCAGCCTCCAAGGGAGCCCCAGATCTCTACTCAACGTTCCTCGCGTCCGCGCCGGGAGCCTTCATCGCCAAGCAGGCAGGCCTGCCGCAGCCAGAGAAGCTGCGCCGCTACAAGGCAGGCGAGCCCGCACTGGCCGGCCCGGTCCTGATCGGTGGCAGCGGCCGCCTCGTCGAACCACTGCGTGAGCTGCTCTCGGACTACCCGCAGTCGCAGCCGCACGACGACAAGCACGGCGGTCTCGTCTTCGACGCCACCGGCATCAGCAACGTCGCCGAGCTCGAGCAGCTCTTCAAGTTCTTCCAGCCGGTCATCCGCAACCTGGCACCGTCGGCTCGCGTCGTCGTCATCGGCACCACCCCCGAAGAGACCTCCAGCGTCGACGAGCACATCGCTCAGCGCGCCCTCGAAGGCTTCACGCGCAGCGTCGGCAAAGAGGTCAAGCGCGGTGCCACGGCGCAACTCGTCTACATCTCCCCCAACGCCTCGACCGGCCTGTCCGGCCTCGAATCCACTCTCCGCTTCCTCCTGTCGGCCAAGTCCGCATTCGTCGACGGCCAGGTGATCGCCGTAGGTGACGCCGATTCACAGGCCCCTGCCTCGTGGGACAAGCCTCTGGCCGGCAAGGTAGCCGTCGTCACCGGAGCCGCCCGCGGCATCGGTGCCACCATTGCCGAGGTCCTCGCCCGCGACGGAGCCACCGTCATCGCAGCCGACATTCCTGCTGCCGGAGAAGCACTCTCGCAGACGGCCAACAAGGTCGGTGGCACCTCGCTCGCACTCGACGTCACCTCGCCCGACGCCGGAGAGGTCCTCTCGAAGCA
The nucleotide sequence above comes from Rhodococcoides fascians A25f. Encoded proteins:
- a CDS encoding branched-chain amino acid ABC transporter permease, which encodes MNATLTRLAATPVRRHFLCAVIGLVVIVLALESLSTFRQSQLTSVAYLAIAAGGLTVLTGLSGQLSLGHGAFMAVGAYTAALMLRANDSGWSVPLVLLAATVISAVVGVVVGVAAARLHGPYLAGATLALAVAVPGLALYFSDYLGGEQGLVVPAPKVPELIDDVMYFVTGNELSGTKFVAYVSWVLLVLVFFLLANISSSRIGRRWRAVRDDEVAAELAGIDLGRARILAFVVSAACAGAGGAVLAMSARIAAPSGFTLTLSLTLLSAVVIGGLGTLSGALIGAILLTYIPPVVTNLGLDLGLSSLQSAELAPLVTGIFTVLVILFAPLGLVGTYRRLRSTRKEMK
- a CDS encoding ABC transporter substrate-binding protein; this encodes MKKFGSVAVRTTALVAVVSLAAACGAGGRDEATESSEGSTVGITDTSVKIGAHFPLTGVAAPGYSEIPTGAQAYFDYVNAAGGINGRQIEYVVRDDSYDPTTTTQVVNELVLQDEVFAVVGGLGTATHSAVIDFLNEEGVPDLFVSSGAIMWGNDPEKYPNTFGWQPDYQVEGKIIGDWVTKNRPDAKVGLFLQDDDLGRDSEEAVRQYLDDQIVEVVRYTSGNTDVAPQIAALQGAGADLILGFNVPSYTALSQLTAMRLNYDPEWFYSSIGSDVDLVGSLLGRFSQGAVTDGAQSLEGMISLEYIPGVDSPENPWTQLWQKVWAENGTGDPLTNYRIYGLSQAYAFVQALEAAGENPTREGIVAAIQDGGMDFEGPQLAPFRYSDSSHLGISGASVFQIRGGVPEYLTPVLQTDIGDSAVEEYTGAESTPPESGIPG
- a CDS encoding acetyl-CoA C-acetyltransferase — translated: MKLHQGLFPRCLETSVTSKQLRPVAIVGGNRIPFARSDKKYALASNQDMLTATIDGLVSRFGLQGERLGLVAAGAVLKHSRDFNLTREVVLGSALSPYTPAFDIQQACGTGLQSIIAVGDAIASGRIDAGIGGGVDTTSDAPIGVNDELREFLLSLNRAKSTGDRIKLLGNVRPGMLGIEIPRNGEPRTGLSMGDHAAITAKEFGVRREDQDELAAASHKNMAAAYDRGFFDDLVTPFLGLTRDDNLRPGSTVEKLATLKPVFGTKLGDATMTAGNSTPLTDGASAALLSSDEWAAERNLPVLAHLVDSETAAVDYVHGNGSFKDGLLMAPTYAIPRLLARNGLTLQDFDYYEIHEAFASVVLATLQAFESDEYCKERLGLDSALGSIDRSKLNVNGSSLAAGHPFAATGGRIVASLAKMLAEKGSGRGLISICAAGGQGVTAIIER
- a CDS encoding 3-oxoacyl-ACP reductase, coding for MAASKGAPDLYSTFLASAPGAFIAKQAGLPQPEKLRRYKAGEPALAGPVLIGGSGRLVEPLRELLSDYPQSQPHDDKHGGLVFDATGISNVAELEQLFKFFQPVIRNLAPSARVVVIGTTPEETSSVDEHIAQRALEGFTRSVGKEVKRGATAQLVYISPNASTGLSGLESTLRFLLSAKSAFVDGQVIAVGDADSQAPASWDKPLAGKVAVVTGAARGIGATIAEVLARDGATVIAADIPAAGEALSQTANKVGGTSLALDVTSPDAGEVLSKHLLERHGGADIIVHNAGITRDKTLANMDDARWNSVIGVNLAAPQRITDELVASGALKDGGRVVDVSSIAGIAGNRGQTNYGTSKAGVIGLVHASAPVLAKKNITINAVAPGFIETAMTAAIPFATREAGRRMSSLLQGGETVDVAELVSYFASPASNAVTGQVVRVCGQSLLGA